GGCAGTCCCTACTATAATCAGCGCTATTGTGGATAATAGCATCTGGCCAACAATAAGACGTCTTTGATTTAACAAATCTCCAAGCGGAACGAGTAATAGTAAACCGATTCCATAAAAAATCTGTGTAATAGTAATCACTAAACCAATGAAGGAATCGTCAATACCAAAGTCATTCGATAATTGATCGAGTAATGGCTGAGCAAAATAAATATTGGCAACAGAAATTCCACAGGCAGTTGCAAACAACAATGCCATAATGCGAGACATAGATGATTGTTGTTGGCAATGAGGATTTGATTGATCCTCCATATTTGTCTCTGTTTTGAACACACCTACCCCTCCAATCACAATAAGTTTACAAATATAACATACCGAACGGTACGATATAATTTATTGGTAAATATAGCTTAAACACTTTTCCAATGTCAATAACTTTGTTTTATAAAATAAAGTTTTGCATGAAATAAAAGGATGTGGTTTGACTAATAAAGCAGGTAATCATATAATAATTACATACTGATTGGTATTTAAAAAGAATTATCATTGCAGTATTTAAATCATAAATAATCAAAATTTAAAGAGGAGTATTTTTAATGGCAAGAACCCGTGAATTTGATGAGGATCAAGTTTTAGATGCAGCTATGCAGTTATTTTGGGAGAAAGGATATGAGGCTACCTCATTAAGTGATCTTACTTCTAGAATGGGGATTCAACGTCCTAGTATTTATTCAACTTTTGGTGATAAGAAAGAATTATTTGAAGCAGCACTTCGCAAATATACAATGACTAGGGCATCCGATATTCGGACTACTCTTCAGAGCCACTCCTCTGTAAAAGAGGCATTTACTATTTTTTTTACTGATATCATTAATGACGAATACGCAGAAGAGCTTAGTAAAGGTTGTTTTTGTATTAATACAATGGTTGAACTAGCGCCACATGATGAGCGTTTTGAAATCTTAACCAGAGAACATCAAATGTATCTAACTGTCATCTTTCAGGAGACGATTGAACGAGGAATACAAACTGGGGAGCTAGAAGCCAACACAAACGCAAAATCTTTAGCACAAGCACTTATTGTCTCATTAATTGGTATAACGGTTATGATGAAATCTCGCCCTCAACGTTCTTTTATTGACAATGCTATCGCCACAACTCTTACATTACTTAAGTAAAAAGATACAATATATAACTTTGAAAATTAGAACGTTGTAACTGAGATTAAATTCTTTTCTTTCTATGGCCACAAAGGCGCTATCCCCTGATAGCTGCCCTTGTCCCACAAAAGTCTACATGGATTTTTACGTTACATCAAACAGGCGAATTACGACATATTTAATTCATCAAAACTTAATTTTTTTCTACACGCTTTCCATTAACAAAACACGATAATACTAATCCAGTAAGAGCAATAGCTGCTATAAAGAAGAAAGCATATTTTGTTCCTTCTGCAATTAACTCTAATAACGAGGCATTTTGGAACTGTTCCATATGCTTGTTTTGTCCACTAACCATTAATGTAATGGCTAAAGCAGTTCCTATTCCCCCTGCAATTTGTTGTAATGTGCTCATGACTGCGGCACCATCAGCGTATAATTCACGTGGCAACTGATTTAATCCGTTTGTTTGTGCCGGCATAATAATCATTGATATTCCTATAAAGAAGATTGTATTTGCCAAAATAATTTGCCAAACAGGTGTATGTGCGGAAATCGTAAAAATAAATAGTAAACTTGCACTGAACGTTAACAGAAAGCCCAATGGCAAAAATTTTTTAGCTCCAAACTGATCAAAAAGTTTCCCTACTACTGGTGATAAAACAGCATTCATTGCACTACCCGGTAGAAGAATAAGACCTGCTACTGTAGCACTGAATAGCAATGAACCTTTTAAGTACATTGGTAGCAAAATAGCGGTAGATAAAATTAACAGCATACCGCTAAACAATAGCAATGTTCCTAACGTAAACATCGGATATTTGAACGTCCGCAAATTAATCATAGGCTGCTTCATTTTAAATTGGCGAATAGCAAATAGGATAATTGCCACTAATCCCACAATAAAAGGTAGATATACCGTGGCTGAAGCAAATGATTTTTCTGAAACGGTACTTAAACTGTAAATGAAGCCTCCAAACCCAAGTGTTGATAAAATAATGGAGAAAACATCAATCGCTGGTTTTGTAATCGTAGATACGTTATCGATTTGCTTTAACCCAGCTATCACTAGTGCTGCGTAAAACACAAGGCTAATCCAAAAAATATAAGACCAATTCAACGAGTCTACAATTAAACCTGCCAGTGTCGGTCCAATCGCTGGTGCTGTTGTAATAACAAGACCCATCAAGCCCATAACCGCTCCTCGTTTATGAATTGGAAAAATTAACAAAATGACATTCATCATCAAAGGTAGAATAATACCTGTTCCAAATGCTTGAATAATACGACCTATTAATAAAATCGGAAAGTTTGGCGCTAAAGCTGCTAAAATCGTCCCCAAAATCGAAAAAATTAATGAACCCACAACTAACTGTTTTGTTGAAAACCATTGAATAAGAAGAGATGAAACAGGTACTAAAATACCAATTGTTAATAAATAGCCAGTAGTCAGCCACTGTGCAGTTGCAGCTGACACTGCAAAATCAGCCATAATATTGGTCAGTGCCATATTTAAAGCTGTCTCACTAAACAGTCCTATAAAAGCCGCAAACATAAGTACAAAAGCCATGCTTTTAGGTTTATGTACTGGCACAACTTGCATTGATGAAGCCATAAAATACTTCCTTTCTTTCTCCATGATTAATTAGACCGGTCTATATAATATTAACAAAAGAAAGACCCTTTTTACTTTGAAAGCAATAAAGGGATCATTTTGTTAATTTGAATTAAAGGTTCACTCGATTTTTTTGTTACACATAATGTAATGCCGCCTTCAATTAATGCACTTATTGTTCTGCTAATTAAGAAAGCACGCTCCTCACTATATCCACTAACTTTTAATTTCTCAAAGTAAAGATTTCCCCAAATTTCAAAGGTTTCTTCACAAGCCTGACGTAAATTCTCATTTACAAATGCTGTTTCCATTGCGAGTAATCCCATTGGAACATTTTTCAATTTAGATATTGGATCGATGTCATGAAAAATTCCCGAAATATTTTCTATATGGAATTGAAATGCCTTAGCTGGATCATCATAAGCTGCTAAATTTTGCTCTATTTCTGCTGCAATTCTTGTTGCCGATAAGTTAATCGCTTCAACAGCTAATTGTTCCTTACCATTAGGAAAATGATAATATAAAGAGCCTTTAGGGGCCCCACTCTCTTGAATAATTTGACTCAAGCCAGTAGCATGGTATCCTTTCAAATGAAAAAGCTCTGTTGCAGCTTCCAAAATTTTTTCGCGAGATGATTTTTTGCTAGACATAGGCTGTACCTCCCTTAAAATTATAACGAACGGTCTACATAATAATATAAGTCTTTTTGAATGTTGTCAATTTGATTAATGCTGAATTTCACAAAGAAGCACTCCAAATTTAGAGCATGTCTACAATTTCTTTGGCAATTTCATCAAGTTCTTCTGCGATTTCATTTTGCGTAGGGGTTTGGGCAACTCTTATTAAATACTGTTTAAACTGAACTTGCGACTCTACAGGTAATTTAATAACCAAAAAATGCAAAATAAACCACTTCCAGTTATCATCATTTGAAGATAATATCGCTTGCACATGAGAGACAATTTCCTTAGGGAAAGTTAATAGTATCTCCACCACGCCAGAAGCAACAGGCCAGTTCATATCTTGCGTATATTCGAGGAGGTCTGGCAGTAAAGGTTCTAATACATTTCTATCTAATTTTTTTAGTTTTTCAACCTTATCAACATCGTATATATTTAAAGGGAGATAATCTTCATACCCTTCCAAATCCAGCACCTCCTTGTTTTCCTTGGTTAACACTCTATTAAAAAACTACGCTACATTAGTAGGACCTTGCTTACTAAGCAATCTTATAAATAACTGACCTAGAATATAGATACTTGAGACAAATATCATAGCACCGTTTTTGCCAAAAGGTTTAAACCAACTGCCATCATCCAATATAAAAAAATGACCCAATACTAATGAAATAACGAGCATCATAATATTTAAACTAAAAAACAAAGGTAAATTGATTTTTCTCGTTAATAGACCTATAACGACTATGCACACTATAAATATAGGAAATAAGAAATCCGCGTCCTCACTATTAAGATAAAAATGATATTCATAAAAATAAAAGAAAAATGGAACTGGAAATAAAGACATTATACTAATAATAAATTTTTTCATTTATATAAACCTCACTATATTGAACAAATAAGGAAATCAATATTTAGTGTAATTTTACACCAAAAATTGGTTTTTTCATATATTTAATAATTCTTATTTAAGACTCTATTATGTGATTCTCTACCCTCTTTTCTACTTACTTTAGGCAAAAATAAAATGCTGACAATCCACCCTAAATACAAAGGGTATTTTAATATTTCATTTGTTGAATACCCTAATAAATAAGGTAAATGATTATACCGGTTATATACAATCCCAATCCTATTTTGTTCAACATAAGTCACCCCTTCTTTTCAAGAACAAAATGTTTTGTTAATTATAACACTGCCTTTATTATACCATTTATTTACATATATTAATTTATGCAATATTGCTCACATAGCATTTTATTTAGATAACCGTTCGTTCAATAATTGCTTACAGTTGTCCGTTTTTTACGTTTGTGTTATAAAAAACTAAAAATAGAGTAGGAGGAGATTATCATCAAATTAAGAGAAGAATACACTTGTCCGTTAGAATTAGTACAAGATATGATCAAAGGAAAATGGAAATGTATTATTATTTGGCGATTACGGCTTGGACCCACATCTCCATCTAAACTAAGACGGGATATTAAAGGAATCACTGAAAAAATGCTGTTAGAACAATTAAAAGAACTAATGGATTTTCAATTAGTCGATAAAGAGGAATACCTTTCCACATATCCACTACGAGTGGAATATAGCTTAAGTACAAAAGGAAAAGAAGTATTAAAATCATTAGAAATTATGCAGCGATTAGGTATTCAATATCTCGAGGAGAAACAAATAATAGGTAGTCGTTAAATAGAGTACCCTTACAAAAAAGTGGGTAATTTACGATAGTTTTTTCTCCATGTTATCATGACCTCAACAACAACATATGGAGGTAATAACCATGAAGAAAAAATTTATACTATTCCTATCCATCCTTTCACTGTTAGCTATAGGTATACTAGCTGGATGCAGTAATCTAAATAAAAATACTACTGAATCCACAAAAGAAAAATCATTTGTCGTAACGAGTACTGGTATAGTAGATGGCGTTATTCAAGATCAATATGGACAACTAGGAGATTCCTTTAACGAGCATGGCATGCCGACTTATTCATTACCATTAAAGTTTGAAAATGCACCAAAAGAAACTGTGTCATATGCGTTAGTTTTAGAAGATAAAGACGCTTTCCCTATTAGCCAAGGGTTCTCTTGGATTCATTGGACAGCAGCTAATATTCAAAAAGATGAACTGAAAGAAAACGAAAGTCAAACAGCGACTGATTTTGTCCAAGGCGTAAATAGTTGGATAAGTCCTCAAGGAGGTAGCCAAAGTACAGAACTCTCTAGCTTTTACGGGGGGATGGCTCCGCCCGATAAACCTCATACTTACGAGATTCATGTCTATGCATTAGATACGACCGTCGATTTAGAAAATGGATTTTTACTGAATGAACTCTATCATGCTATCGAAGGGCATGTGTTAGCTGACTACACTTTAAAGGGTACTTACCCAAATAAGTAATTACTTATTATCCTAATTTATCTCAACATTATCTCAATTTAATTTCAAATAAGTCCGGGACTGTTCGATTTTTTGAGTCTCTGGACTTTTTTCTTTGCTCCTAGTAACATTGTTTTAAGAACAAATTGATTTGATTTTCTACGTTAAATCACTGAAACTTTAGCCAGCTATAGCAACAATTTAGACAAAAAGAGCTTGGCTAATAATTTTTTTGTTTTCATTACTGAAACAATATAGGATATACTTTTATAGTCCTGTTATTGGCACGTAAAATAGAAAGTTAATTTCAAGAAAGTTTTATTGGAGGTTTATTATGAATTACAGAATTATTAACAAACAAGTATTTGAACAAGCACAGCTTCGTTCGGTTTCAGATGTACCATTCACCGAAGAAGAACTTCAACATGGGATGAAAATTGCCGTCTCTAAAGCAGATGATACTTTAGCTTTATATTTACTAGATATCGAAGGTCATAGAAAATTTGAAGTTCGTTGGGACGATTCATCTGAAATTTTCAACGGTTGGTATTCAGCATGGGATAATTTCTCTTGGTGCCTAGATGTAGTAAGCAAATAAATAGCCTTGTGGAATAATATCAACTAGAAACGAACATTCTTTTGTTTTCAGTTGATATTATTTTATTTAAACTAGTATTTCTACTTTAGAATAAAGGGTTTCTCATTAAACTATTTAGTAGCAGCATTTGCAACTCATAAACAACAAATTTCTTGAAGGACTGATATGATGAAATTTTTTAAGAAGATTACATTTATCCATCCTATAAGAAAGTACATACATGTCCTACTAATCATTTTCATGTTTGCTCTTGTCGTTCCTGCTGGATTCAATCCACTGTATTTAAATTTAATCATGGTCCTTTTTGGACTCGTCATATTAAATCGTGGTTTTGATTACAAAGGAACGGACACTAAAGCTTATTACAAATGTTTGTATATGGGCGTAGCGATGTGTTTATTATTTATTGTTTTATTTACAAAAAATGGATAAAATACGTTACGCATGCCTCTCACTTTCCGATAGTCAGCAATGCACAGAAGATGCTTTTCTTTCATTCGTTAGAAAAAATACTTTAACTCCCTGTCCCTTTGTATAATTCATACGCAATTTGAACATATATGGAGTAACAAGGGAGGAATGAACATGAAAAAACTACTTTACATGTTAGTACTATTCACGCTATTGTTATCAGCCTGTGGAAAGAATGCAGAACCGAAGGAAGCAGCAGTGAATCAAGAGACATCTGTTAAAGATATTGTGGGCGCAACCGTTAAAAATAAATTTACTGTAGAAGAAACGAAAGGTATTGTTACTATTTCGATTCAGGATACAGATGTCAGAGAAGGTTCAAAAAACCAAATGCTAAAAGATTCAGGGAAAATATTTGCAGAGATGTCGAAACTAAAAAGCGTGAAAACACCTTCGATTATTTGGTATGCCCCATTAACAGGTGCTAATAGCAATGAAGAAATGACCGAAGTATTAAGCATTTATTTTAATGAAAAAGATTTTAGAACTGTCAATTGGGCCGACTATTCTCGATTAAATATAGAATCCATTGCTACTGAATATAGGGAAAACCAAGCATTAGGAGATTAAGCATTCAGAAGCGAGTGCAAAATGGAAAAAGTGTAAGATTGACTGCCATCAATCTTACACTTTTTTGCTCTGTTATTGTTTTTCGCTATGGCAATTGCTCCAAAGAGTACTTCTATGCCCGTACTCGCTTGCGTGCAGTATGCCTGCGTCTATTTTTATGCGTCAATCTATGTAATGATTGCGTCGCTTCATTGGCCTCTCAACCGCTTCAGACCTCTAGACAATCAAAACATTCATTTATATGCCCATTGTATTCATTAATACAATACGCCAGCCATCCGGATCTTCAATTGTTACACCTTTTTCAGCCCAATAAAGATTTTCAGGCTCTACTTCTGGATACCCCATCTGCGCCAAACGTTGCGCAATTCGTTGGATTGTTTCAATATTTGGCATATACAACACTAGAAGATTATCTTTTGTCGGTGCTGGACACGGGCTCCCCTCAATATGCTCGGTAAACTCCAAATGATAATTAGCATTTGGCAGGCCAATCATAATGCCATCGTAGCCTTGATGGCCTGAAAAAGAACCTATTTTTTCTAATCCTACCCCTTCACAATAAAATCTTTCTATTGCTGCTAATTGATTTGTAGGTCTTGCAACACGAACTTGTACAACTTCCTTTGTCCAATCTTTCATTGCCATCTCCCCTTTCAGGACCATTATATACTGGAAAAACTTGAGAGTAGAACGGTCAATAGTCTGAGATTTTAGCCGATTGCCAGATTATATTTGCTTTTTGTAATGGTGATTCCTTTTCTAAGTAATATTGTTCTGCCATCCAATATCTCTGTTTATACTTCTTCAATATTGCTAATTCATCGCCTATATACGAATCACGCTTTAGTACTCTTTCTTTCCTAATCTCTAAAGAGCATTCTAAAAAAACCGTATAATCATAAAATTGTTCCCACTCATGGCGCTGGAGAAAGACTCCTTCTATTAATAAAATACTATTTGGTGGAAATACGCTTTGCATATTTATGATAGTATTCGTTTCCCGATTATAAAAAGGAAGCGTTAGCTCCTGATAATCTTTATGTATTTTGGTAAAGCAATATTTTATGTACGCTATATCCCATTGTAAGTAATAATATTCGTACCATTCTTCATAACCCGTATTATAGCGTTTTTCGCTTTCTACAATGTAATCGTCAATATGTAACACATGAATCGTACATGCATTTTCTAGCATGCTCACTAACTCTTTGACAAAGGTCGTTTTTCCTGCCCCACCTAATCCGTCAATGGCAACAATAAATGGCCTTGCTCCTCGATCCGAACTGCAATATTGTTTCATTATTTCGTTTGTAACCTGCTGTAGGCAAAGCAATTCTTCACTCTCCTTAAAATTCAAATAACCAGCTTACCTTCACAAGGTAAACTGGTCTCTTATTAATTAATGGGATAAAGCAACATTAAATGAAGCAGCCGTTTTCGCTTTTACCTCTTCCAATGTCACACCCTCTGCTAATTCGATGAGTTGCATGCCTGCATCTGTAAAATCGAATACAGCCAAGTCCGTTATTAATCTGTGCACGACACCTTTGCCTGTTAACGGTAGCTCACACTGCTTTTTAATTTTTGATTCTCCATTTTTATTGACATGCTCCATCACCACGATAACTCTTTTCGCGCCGACAACAAGGTCCATAGCACCGCCCATGCCTTTAATCATTTTTCCTGGAATCATCCAATTCGCTAGATCCCCAGTTTCCGAAACTTCCATACCACCTAAAATTGCAAGATCAATATGCCCCCCACGTATCATGGCAAAGGAATCAGCGCTATCAAAAAAGGATGCGCCTGGCACGGCTGTCACCGTTTCCTTCCCTGCATTAATGAGGTCAGGGTCTACCATACTCTCCTCTGGATAAGGGCCAATGCCAAGAAGGCCATTTTCAGATTGTAATAACACATCGTAGTCAGCAGGAATAGCATTGGCAATAAGTGTTGGGATACCAATACCTAAATTGACATTCATACCATTTTCAATTTCTTGCACTGCTCTATTCACTATTCTATGTCTTGTATCCACCATCATGCTTCCTCCTTTTTCACTGTCAAACGCTCAATACGTTTTTCATATTTGTCACCGAGTAAGACACGTTGCACAAAGACACCTGGTGTGTGGATATGATCTGGATCTAGTTCGCCCACTTCCACAATTTCTTCTACTTCTGCAATTGTAATTTTGCCAGCCATTGCTGCTAACGGATTAAAATTACGTGATGTTTTTCTATAAATTAAGTTGCCTAGCTTGTCTGCTTTCCATGCTTTGACAAGCGCAAAATCTGCAACAATCCCTTGTTCTAAAATATATTCTTTGCCATCGAAAACCTTTACTTCCTTGCCCTCCGCAATAGGCGTGCCAACCCCTGTCGCTGTATAAAATCCTGGAATACCCGCTCCACCAGCTCGTAGCCGCTCAGCTAACGTTCCTTGTGGCGCGAGCTCTACTTCTAACTCGCCGTTTAAAAACTGCTGTTCGAAAATTTTATTTTCGCCAACATAGGAAGCAATGATTTTTTTTATTTGTTTATTAGCTAGTAATAATCCTAATCCCCAATTATCCACTCCGCAATTATTGCTTACAACGGTTAAGTCTTTTGTTCCCTTTTGTTGTAATGCTGCAATTGCCTTTTCTGGAATACCACATAAACCAAATCCCCCAACTGCTAACGTAGCACCTTCCTTAATATCTGCAACGGCTTCCTCAAACGAATGCCACACTTTCCCGTTCTCCATATCGAAACCCCCTAAAATTGCTCGTTTATTAAGAAAAATTCTACATCATTCTTGTTTTATAAGTAAAGGAATTAATTGGAATGTTATTTATTCTAAAATCGAATAACTGCATTGTTACAATGTTTCTTCCGATCGTATTGTCTTTAATAATTGCTTTAAAGCATAAGATTGATATGTATTTTTTTTCGTAATAACGCCAAGGCGCCACGGCATATGATAGTTCTGTAACGGTATAATTTTTACATTTTGATTCGTTTGCTTTGCCGCAATAGAATAAGGCAACAGCGTTACACCCAAATTTGAAGACACTAACTCCACGATTAAATCCCATTGTGAGCTTTTGTATCCGATAATCGGCGTAAATCCAGCACTTTTACAGGATTTAATCACATAATCATGCAACGTAAATTCCTCTGTAAAAATAATAAACGATTCATTTTTTAAATCTTGTAATAAAATAGTATCCTGTTGCGCTAAAGGATGCTGTTCATTTATATAGACAAAAAACTGATCTTCCACAAAAGATTGCACAACAAATTTTCGCTCGTCGGTAGGTAAAACGACAATCCCCATATCCACTTCACCATTTTCCACTAAAGTGCCTATTAACTTCGCTCCACGTTCCACTAGCTCTAAATGAACATTTGGATATTGCTGATGAAACTTACGAGCAATTTCTGGGAAAAACAACGTGCCTATCAGTGGTGGAATACCTAATTTTATAGTTCCTGTTTTAATATTTAACAAGTCATCTAGCAATATATGCAAATCATGGACTGAGCGCATAATTTTTTGTCCTTGCTTATATACAATATGTCCTGCATCCGTTAACTCTACATGTCGTGTGGACCGATTCAATAACTCGACGTGAAGATTATCCTCTAATTTTTTTATGCTCTTACTTAATGAGGGCTGGGATACAAAGGACTCACTTGCTGCTTTTGTAAAACTTCCATATTCCACCACATCCATAAATGCCTTTAAATCACGTAATTCCATTTAATGACCCCTTATTTATTCTTATTTGTTATAAAAAAAATTCTAAAAGTGTTTATTAGTAATAAATTCTACTCCTTATCTTTTAATCCTTCTTGCAAAACGTAACGGGAATAAATTCAAGAATGATAAGGTTTTCTTATATGTTCGATAATATTTAAATAGCTAATTTCAGAAGAGCTGTTCCAATTCTTTATTTCTATTTTACGTTTCATTTACTGTCTTTCATACCATTTTTATCTTTATTTACAAGCCACCCTATGTAATATTAGGAATAAGGGATGGTAGAAATAAAAGGGGGTTTACTAGATTGAAAACGTTAACAAAACTATCGAATGCTATTATGGAAAAGTATTTGCCTGACCCATACATATTTGTCACTATACTCACAGTACTAGTGTTATTATTAGGGGTCACACTAACAGATTCCTCTCCATTAGATATGGTTACTTACTGGGGAGACGGCTTTTGGGAGTTATTATCCTTTACTATGCAAATGGTCATTGTTTTAGCTGCTGGACATATTTTAGCGAATAGCCCTGTCTTTAAAAAAGGCTTATCAGCAGTCGCTAGTAAAATTAAAACGCCAAGCATGGCAATTATAATTGTGACATTTATTTCATTAATTGCTTGCTGGATTAACTGGGGATTCGGACTAGTCATAGGGGCACTTTTTGCAAAAGAAATTGCACGTCATGTTAAAAAAGTGGACTATCGTTTATTAATTGCCAGTGCTTATTCAGGATTTGTTATTTGGCACGGAGGTTTAGCAGGTTCCGTTCCATTATCAATTGCAACGGAGGGGCATCCTTTTGCAAATATTATGGGTGTAATCCCAACAGACGTTACACTTTTCTCTACATACAACTTATTTATTGTCATTGTCATTGTTCTGACATTGCCATTATTTAACCGTTGGATGATGCCAAAGGAAGAGGATGTCGTAGAAATTGAACCTTCTTTATTAATTGAGGAAAAAATAGAGCTGCCAAAAGCTGAAAATCATTTTGCAAGCCGTTCAGAGCGCAGCTACATTCTAACAATATTAATTGGTCTTATCGGTGTTATTTATTTAATTCAGCATTTTATTACAAAAGGCTTTGTTTTAAATTTAAATGTTGTAAATACGATTTTTATTGTACTGGGAATTATTTTTCATGGTACACCGCAGCGTTTTCTTGCCGCTGCACAAGATGCAATTAAAACAACAACAGGTATAGTATTCCAATTCCCTTTTTACGCCGGTATTATGGGGATGATGACCGCTTCTGGCTTAGCGGCGGTATTTTCTGAATGGTTTGTCAACATTTCAAACGACCATACTTTCTATTTATTCACATTTTTCTCTGCGGGGCTTGTCAACTTTTTTGTACCTTCTGGCGGTGGCCAATGGACGGTTCAAGCACCCATTATGTTAGATGCTGCAACGACTCTAGGTGCGGATTATGCCAAAACGGCTATGGCTATCGCTTGGGGAGATGCTTGGACAAATATGATTCAGCCATTTTGGGCCCTCCCAGCACTCGCAATTGCAGGTTTAAAGGCAAAAGATATTATGGGATTCTGTTTATTTATCCTAATCTTTACAGGAATTATCATTAGTATCGGACTGTACTTCTTCTAGTTACTATTGAATTTTTTAGAACCTCACAAAGAGCGTTAATACCGTTCTTGTGGGGTTTTTTGGTTTAGTTTAAGACCTAAGTAACCATTTTATTTTTTATAATGTCGATATATTAGACTAGTTGAGAGTTTTTTGAGAGTTTCATTTCCTATAATCAAATAAGAAATTTGTCATAATTTATCAAAGATTGGAGATAGCACAGATGTTGAAGCAATTGCTTGAAAATCGTACCGTTAATTTGGATTATATGGGTTTCTCATTTCAGCACCACGTATATGAACTACAAAATTGTGTAGAAGTATTAGGAATTGAAGCGAAGTGGCTACAAGTTGAAAATAATCAAATTGCAGTGGCTTATATGGACGATAATAGTATTTTTATAAAAAGTATGCACTATGGGAAAACAATGATGAAGTTAACAGATGGTATTCATGAAGCAAATGTACATCTATCTGTTTTACCTTCAGGAGAGATAAATGTAGAAGTTAAGCCTTACATAGGAAATGCTAATATTGTATCTGTTTATTTCCGAGCAATTTTAGCAGATACTGCGATTGCCATTGATTTAAAAGGGGCACTCAAAAATTTCCTCATTGCTAATCGGTTTATGAACGATGGGGACAGTATTTTGGAAGTACACTATCAATCCATGCATCCCAATGTCTTAAAAGATTCTTATGCAGGTAATTTTGTATTAGGTTGTCATCCTATGGGAGGTTCCATTACAAATTGTAATGAATATGCTTTGGCTAATCGCATAGCCAATTTAAAATTTACAAAAATCGTTATTTTACAAGATGGCGCCCACAAAATTATTGCCTTAAAAATGTTATTATCTTTCGTCATTAGCAATCGAATTTTCGTTAATAATGAGCTATCAATGGACTCTCATCTGCCGTTGTTTTAATTATGCT
This genomic interval from Lysinibacillus sphaericus contains the following:
- a CDS encoding CoA transferase subunit A, which gives rise to MENGKVWHSFEEAVADIKEGATLAVGGFGLCGIPEKAIAALQQKGTKDLTVVSNNCGVDNWGLGLLLANKQIKKIIASYVGENKIFEQQFLNGELEVELAPQGTLAERLRAGGAGIPGFYTATGVGTPIAEGKEVKVFDGKEYILEQGIVADFALVKAWKADKLGNLIYRKTSRNFNPLAAMAGKITIAEVEEIVEVGELDPDHIHTPGVFVQRVLLGDKYEKRIERLTVKKEEA
- a CDS encoding LysR family transcriptional regulator, whose protein sequence is MELRDLKAFMDVVEYGSFTKAASESFVSQPSLSKSIKKLEDNLHVELLNRSTRHVELTDAGHIVYKQGQKIMRSVHDLHILLDDLLNIKTGTIKLGIPPLIGTLFFPEIARKFHQQYPNVHLELVERGAKLIGTLVENGEVDMGIVVLPTDERKFVVQSFVEDQFFVYINEQHPLAQQDTILLQDLKNESFIIFTEEFTLHDYVIKSCKSAGFTPIIGYKSSQWDLIVELVSSNLGVTLLPYSIAAKQTNQNVKIIPLQNYHMPWRLGVITKKNTYQSYALKQLLKTIRSEETL
- a CDS encoding short-chain fatty acid transporter, which gives rise to MKTLTKLSNAIMEKYLPDPYIFVTILTVLVLLLGVTLTDSSPLDMVTYWGDGFWELLSFTMQMVIVLAAGHILANSPVFKKGLSAVASKIKTPSMAIIIVTFISLIACWINWGFGLVIGALFAKEIARHVKKVDYRLLIASAYSGFVIWHGGLAGSVPLSIATEGHPFANIMGVIPTDVTLFSTYNLFIVIVIVLTLPLFNRWMMPKEEDVVEIEPSLLIEEKIELPKAENHFASRSERSYILTILIGLIGVIYLIQHFITKGFVLNLNVVNTIFIVLGIIFHGTPQRFLAAAQDAIKTTTGIVFQFPFYAGIMGMMTASGLAAVFSEWFVNISNDHTFYLFTFFSAGLVNFFVPSGGGQWTVQAPIMLDAATTLGADYAKTAMAIAWGDAWTNMIQPFWALPALAIAGLKAKDIMGFCLFILIFTGIIISIGLYFF